One segment of Zymoseptoria tritici IPO323 chromosome 2, whole genome shotgun sequence DNA contains the following:
- a CDS encoding ER membrane protein (hypothetical protein unknown function, predicted ER membrane localized): MMKAWVRIYTVLLLQLLGVCAVEMKVDESRRNQQVCSGMYSRKSWGGNIDPFILVKFVKPDDLPETEDPIVSLVVFEWSDRPLIGATVPTEDGQGTKEVFLCDEASRDAKLCEDSNLGEFIVSPNATTASNALIRTEAIHLKEPGAINYPIKRTGYYCVSTTGYSTEKYMGIVEFRNAFGELPAAQIAKLPFYAGITLIYAFLAMGWGVLYWMNRSDILAVQNYITAILCFLVVEMFITWLFYDFQNRHGLNAGAKALLIVVSVLSAARNSFSFFLLLIVCMGYGVVKHTLGRAMHWARALAITHFVFGIIYAVAFLATTPEDTGPIVLFVVLPLAGTLTAFYIWTLNSLNYTMKDLVERKQHVKAGMYRKLWWCILASIVVIFVFFFVNSWTFAGQTGSTADFVPKHWQTRWFILDGWLNLVYFADVAFIAYVWRPTVNNRRFAMSDEIAQDDDGFEIASMRSSMDLEDVDLEGNPSKPPAYDPAPRSGAGGSSRTANPMRDASPLPAPQPTKPTAPVLGRESLDGETIFALGDEGGFTDDESEDEGRRLTGKKE; the protein is encoded by the exons ATGATGAAGGCATGGGTGCGGATATACACGGTGCTGCTGTTGCAGCTATTGGGGGTGTGCGCTGTGGAGATGAAAGTC GATGAGTCCCGCAGAAATCAACAGGTCTGCTCCGGCATGTACTCAAGAAAATCATGGGGAGGGAACATTGATCCATTCATTCTGGTCAAGTTCGTGAAGCCAGATGATCTACCGGAAACAGAAGATCCTATTGTCAGTCTGGTCGTATTCGAGTGGAGCGATAGACCACTCATAGGTGCGACGGTGCCGACTGAAGATGGGCAAGGGACTAAG GAAGTATTCCTTTGTGACGAGGCCAGTCGAGACGCCAAATTGTGCGAAGATTCGAACTTGGGCGAGTTCATCGTCTCACCCAACGCAACAACAGCTTCGAATGCTCTGATCCGCACAGAAGCTATTCACCTCAAGGAGCCCGGAGCCATCAACTACCCCATCAAGCGTACAGGCTACTACTGCGTCTCTACAACCGGCTACAGCACAGAGAAGTACATGGGCATCGTCGAGTTCCGCAACGCTTTCGGCGAGCTCCCCGCCGCGCAGATCGCCAAGTTGCCTTTCTACGCCGGCATCACACTGATCTacgccttcctcgccatggGTTGGGGCGTGCTCTACTGGATGAATCGCAGCGACATACTCGCCGTGCAAAACTACATCACAGCGATTCTGTGCTTCCTCGTGGTCGAAATGTTCATCACATGGCTCTTCTACGACTTCCAAAACCGACACGGCCTGAATGCAGGCGCCAAAGCCCTGCTCATCGTCGTCTCggtcctctccgccgcccgcaactccttctccttcttcctcctgctcATAGTCTGCATGGGCTACGGTGTGGTTAAGCATACTCTCGGACGAGCAATGCACTGGGCTCGCGCTCTCGCCATCACGcacttcgtcttcggcatCATCTACGCCGTCGCTTTCCTTGCTACAACCCCGGAAGATACCGGTCCAATTGTTCTATTTGTCGTCCTCCCCCTCGCGGGCACGCTGACAGCCTTCTACATCTGGACGCTCAATTCCCTCAACTACACGATGAAAGATCTCGTCGAGCGAAAACAACACGTCAAAGCCGGCATGTACCGCAAACTATGGTGGTGCATCCTCGCGAGCATTGTCGTCATctttgtcttcttcttcgtcaactCCTGGACATTCGCGGGCCAGACTGGTTCCACAGCGGACTTTGTGCCGAAGCACTGGCAGACGAGATGGTTCATCCTGGACGGGTGGTTAAATTTGGTATACTTTGCGGACGTCGCGTTTATCGCGTACGTATGGCGGCCAACGGTGAACAACCGACGGTTCGCCATGTCAGATGAG ATCGCtcaagacgacgacggctTCGAGATCGCCTCCATGCGCTCCTCCATGGACCTCGAAGACGTCGACCTCGAAGGCAACCCCAGCAAACCACCGGCCTACGATCCCGCGCCACGGTCCGGTGCGGGAGGATCTTCTCGCACGGCGAATCCGATGCGGGATGCCTCTCCTCTACCCGCTCCGCAGCCGACAAAACCGACGGCGCCGGTGTTGGGTAGGGAGAGTTTAGACGGAGAGACGATTTTCGCACTTGGAGATGAGGGCGGGTTCACGGATGATGAGAGCGAGGATGAGGGCAGGAGGTTGACGGGGAAGAAGGAGTAG
- the EXG5 gene encoding Exo-beta-1,3-glucanase (Glycosyl hydrolases family 5), whose translation MLRKAALFTTAFILTFVGYQSLRSESLEESQDFHFVLEDVDPSARATLARELPLRASGRHIVDAKGARVKLASINWYGASDVDFVAGGLDVRHRDDIAITIREMGFNSVRFPYSDQMVLENPIIDPEFISANLDLLDGYDIPHDSDRKNNIEGPRALDVFTACVKAMTDAGLMVIVNDHITNAAWCDGFNLCDSSWKNDHLLGFCKIRQTTESWIENWKTIMKPFVDNPLVVGADLRNEPRGIWGTFPWENWAAAAEKASEALLKMQPDWLMFVEGTSSANDCSGVKRRPVRLSIPGRVVYSSHVYSWSGWGTLPSVPYKERPYPSFRADMVRKWGFLLDRDEAPVWVGEFGNPGHAGKGDHHYWNGLMRYLSETDADWGYWALNPRKPGTFDEETYGLLQDDWTTPKDDYRMRDLQRLMMPRS comes from the exons ATGCTGCGAAAGGCGGCTCTCTTCACCACGGCATTCATACTCACATTTGTCGGATATCAAAGCTTACGTTCGGAATCTCTAGAAGAGTCGCAAGATTTCCACTTCGTGCTTGAAGATGTAGATCCTTCGGCCCGTGCAACGTTAGCACGAGAGCTGCCCTTGAGAGCGTCCGGAAGACACATAGTGGATGCGAAGGGCGCACGGGTGAAACTCGCATCAATCAATTGGTATGGAGCGAGCGACGTTGACTTTGTGGCGGGTGGACTTGACGTTCGCCATCGGGACGATATAGCCATCACGATCAGAGAGATGGGCTTCAACTCCGTACGATTTCCCTATTCGGATCAAATGGTTTTGGAAAATCCAATCATTGATCCGGAGTTCATCTCGGCAAATCTTGACCTGCTCGATGGCTACGATATTCCACACGACTCCGACCGCAAGAACAACATCGAAGGCCCAAGAGCCTTGGACGTCTTCACCGCCTGTGTCAAAGCCATGACGGATGCCGGTCTCATGGTCATCGTCAACGATCACATCACGAACGCGGCATGGTGCGACGGTTTCAATCTCTGCGATAGCTCGTGGAAGAATGACCACCTACTTGGATTCTGTAAGATAAGACAGACGACGGAAAGCTGGATCGAGAATTGGAAGACCATCATGAAGCCTTTCGTCGACAATCCCCTTGTTGTCGGTGCAGACCTGCGAAACGAGCCACGAGGTATCTGGGGTACATTCCCATGGGAGAACtgggcagcagcagcagagaAGGCTAGCGAAGCATTGTTGAAGATGCAGCCGGACTGGCTGATGTTCGTGGAGGGCACATCTTCTGCCAACGACTGCTCCGGTGTGAAACGCCGACCCGTCAGGCTATCAATACCCGGCCGTGTCGTCTACTCGAGCCACGTCTACTCGTGGTCCGGCTGGGGCACGCTGCCGTCCGTACCTTACAAGGAACGGCCGTACCCGTCGTTCAGGGCAGATATGGTACGAAAATGGGGCTTTCTGCTCGACAGAGACGAAGCTCCTGTCTGGGTCGGCGAGTTTGGGAATCCAGGTCATGCTGGTAAAGGTGATCATCACTATTGGAATGGTTTGATGCGGTATCTGAGCGAAACGGATGCCGACTGGGGATATTGGGCGCTGAATCCCAGGAAACCG GGTACATTTGATGAAGAGACATACGGTCTGCTGCAGGATGACTGGACGACACCGAAAGACGACTATCGAATGCGAGACCTGCAACGACTGATGATGCCTCGAAGTTGA
- a CDS encoding putative major facilitator superfamily transporter (MFS-MDR transporter belonging to the DHA2 subfamily. These type of MFS transporters are implicated in MDR and secretion of fungal secondary metabolites.) produces MGRKNDVEATLFDQEHILPKRELFLVFGIMALSLLVCFIDQNGIGVLLPDIAEDLNAQSSISWAGTSALIANTVFQVLYGRLSDLFGRKVVLLSALVLLSLSDLACGLSVNSTMLYIFRGLAGVANGGITSLTMMIVSDVVTLQDRGKYQGILGSMVGLGNAAGPLIAAGFALHLTWRGLFYLIAPLAMVSFAASWVWLPSTMPKQDLKETLAKIDVMGLLFGTAAVILLLIPISDGGHSGTPWDSPMIIAMFVVGGLCLVIFLLIEWRWADLPMMPLSMFRNISVAAMLGQSFLLGMSYYSYIYFLPLYFQNVRGESPLIAACLQLPLVIAQTIASTAAGFYVSFFSRYLEVIYSGFAIWTLGGGLLIMADRTVSLGLVSLYLAIIGIGTGFVFQPTLVALQAQCPKAQRAVVTSNRNFIRSAGGAVGLAVSSAILSNVLKGSLPERLQSVANSVFVAPDLANYPMIDADAIADAYANASRAVFIFCVPLAGVAFLLSALIKDRGLVRQEEKESPVATQIASRTSDVEKGELRRSDDIQASQNRDEHELGNKATTAAPISSRPSELSLSGGGSLKSSRSEKSV; encoded by the exons ATGGGCAGGAAAAACGACGTCGAAGCCACGCTCTTCGACCAGGAGCATATTCTGCCGAAACGCGAACTGTTCCTTGTATTCGGCATCATGGCTTTATCTCTGCTAGTCTGCTT CATCGATCAGAACGGTATCGGAGTGCTTCTACCTGACATTGCAGAGGACTTGAACGCACAATCATCAATCTCATGGGCCGGGACGTCCGCTTTGATTGCCAATACAGTGTTCCAGGTCCTGTACGGGCGTTTGTCAGATCTGTTCGGGAGAAAAGTTGTGCTGCTCTCGGCTCTGgttctcctctccctcagcGACTTGGCATGCGGCTTGAGCGTCAACTCGACCATGCTGTACATCTTCCGAGGTCTGGCAGGAGTAGCGAACGGCGGGATCACGTCTTTGACCATGATGATCGTCAGCGATGTTGTCACGCTGCAAGACAGAGGCAAGTATCAGGGGATTCTCGGAAGTATGGTCGGTCTAGGCAATGCTGCAGGGCCTCTGATTGCTGCTGGATTCGCGTTGCATCTCACCTGGAGAGGTCTTTTCTACCTCATCGCTCCGCTTGCGATGGTCTCATTTGCTGCGAGCTGGGTCTGGTTGCCATCCACCATGCCGAAACAGGATTTGAAGGAGACGCTGGCCAAGATCGACGTGATGGGACTGCTGTTCGGCACTGCAGCTGTCATTCTCCTGTTGATCCCAATCTCTGACGGAGGACATTCTGGTACGCCTTGGGACTCGCCCATGATAATAGCCATGTTCGTCGTGGGCGGCCTATGTCTGGTGATATTCCTGCTGATCGAATGGCGCTGGGCGGATCTTCCAATGATGCCTCTTTCCATGTTCAGGAACATCTCCGTGGCCGCGATGCTTGGTCAGAGCTTCTTGCTGGGCATGAGCTACTACTCATACATTTACTTCCTTCCGCTCTACTTCCAGAATGTCAGAGGAGAGAGTCCACTCATTGCAGCATGCCTACAACTGCCTCTGGTCATCGCGCAGACCATCGCGTCAACCGCAGCGGGGTTCTACGTTTCATTCTTCAGCCGCTATCTGGAGGTCATCTATTCCGGATTCGCAATCTGGACTTTGGGAGGCGGACTCTTGATCATGGCAGATCGTACAGTCAGTCTCGGACTGGTGTCTCTCTACCTTGCCATCATTGGCATTGGTACGGGCTTCGTCTTCCAGCCCACATTGGTTGCACTGCAGGCACAGTGTCCAAAAGCACAGCGCGCGGTCGTCACATCGAACAGGAACTTCATTCGGAGTGCAGGTGGAGCTGTCGGATTGGCAGTCTCGTCAGCGATTCTGTCGAACGTACTCAAAGGCTCGCTCCCAGAGAGGCTACAGTCTGTCGCCAACAGCGTCTTTGTAGCACCAGATCTGGCCAACTATCCGATGATCGATGCAGACGCCATTGCCGACGCCTATGCGAACGCCAGCAGGGCTGTGTTCATCTTCTGTGTGCCGCTCGCCGGGGTCGCATTTCTTTTGTCAGCTTTAATCAAGGATCGAGGTCTAGTGCGccaggaggaaaaggagagCCCAGTAGCGACACAGATTGCATCAAGAACGAGCGATGTCGAGAAAGGCGAGCTGAGGAGAAGCGACGATATCCAAGCATCACAGAATCGAGACGAGCACGAGCTAGGCAATAAGGCAACCACGGCGGCTCCTATCTCAAGCAGACCATCAGAGCTCAGTCTgagtggtggtggaagtCTAAAGAGCAGTCGAAGTGAGAAGAGTGTGTGA